In Sporichthyaceae bacterium, one genomic interval encodes:
- the metH gene encoding methionine synthase, with protein sequence MKPSVAALRQALVERVVVADGAMGTMLQAHDLHLEDFQGYEGCNEILNVTRPDVVRSVHDAYLEVGVDAVETNTFGANLANLGEYDIPERIGELAEAGARIAREAAEHWTEQTGQQRWVLGSMGPGTKLPTLGHAPYAKLRDAYQQQTEGMVAGGIDAVLVETSQDLLQTKASILGARRALQAMGVDLPVFAQVTVETTGTMLLGSEIGAALTALEPLGIELIGLNCATGPAEMSEHLRYLSKHSRIGVSAMPNAGLPVLGPNGAHYPLGPDELADAHVGFIRDYGLSLVGGCCGTTPEHLRVLVERVRAAEKGKRKPRPEPGVASLYTTVPFKQDTAYLSIGERTNANGSKAFREAMLEGRWDDCVDIARAQTRDGAHLLDLCVDYVGRDGVADMKELAGRFATASTLPLVLDSTEPAVLQAGLECIGGRVIINSVNFEDGDGPESRFARIMPLVQEHGTGVVVMCIDEQGQARTAERKVEIASRTIDDLVAKWGMRVEDIFVDCLAFTIGAGLEESRKDGEETIEGIRLLKQRYPTVQTTLGLSNISFGLNPAARMVLNSVYLNEAQKAGLDSAIVHASKILPMARLDEEQRNTALDLIYDRRRPATADTSAYDPLQKFLELFEGVDSKSMAAEKESELLGLPLFARLERRVVDGARKGLEDDLDLALRERPALEIINETLLSGMKTVGELFGSGQMQLPFVLQSAEVMKTAVAHLEPHMEKVEGEESGKGTVVLATVKGDVHDIGKNLVDIILSNNGYSVVNIGIKQPIAAIVEAAEEHRADVVGMSGLLVKSTVIMKENLEELTSRQLSDRWPILLGGAALTRAYVEEDLAGQFPGQVRYARDAFEGLRLMDAFMAVKRGVPGAELPPLRKRRVTGAAKLIETAPEDMPARSDVAADNKVPVPPFWGERIVRGIQLADYASWIDERALFLGQWGLKPTRGRDDGPGYQELVETEGHPRLRMWLDRVLTENMLEAAVIYGYFPCWSEGDDLVVAHSEGSGGEPGTERLRFSFPRQRRDRHLCLADFFRPKESGEIDVVAFQLVTMGGRIAEVTKELFAANSYRDYVELHGLSVQLTEALAEMWHARVREELSFGDEDGDLNTMLKQGYRGSRYSFGYPACPDLEDRIKLVELLKPDRIGVTLSEELQLHPEQSTDALIVHHPEAKYFNA encoded by the coding sequence ATGAAGCCCTCCGTTGCCGCCCTGCGCCAGGCCCTGGTCGAGCGAGTTGTCGTCGCAGACGGCGCCATGGGCACCATGCTGCAAGCCCACGACCTTCACCTGGAGGATTTCCAGGGCTACGAGGGCTGCAACGAGATCCTCAACGTGACCCGGCCCGACGTGGTCCGCTCGGTGCACGACGCCTATCTGGAGGTCGGCGTCGACGCGGTGGAGACGAACACCTTCGGTGCCAATCTCGCGAATCTCGGTGAGTACGACATACCAGAACGCATCGGTGAACTGGCCGAGGCCGGCGCGCGGATCGCCCGGGAGGCGGCCGAGCACTGGACCGAGCAGACCGGGCAGCAGCGTTGGGTGCTCGGCTCGATGGGTCCGGGCACCAAGCTGCCCACGCTGGGCCACGCGCCCTACGCGAAGCTCCGCGATGCCTACCAGCAGCAGACCGAGGGCATGGTCGCCGGCGGCATCGACGCGGTGCTGGTGGAGACCAGCCAGGACCTGCTGCAGACCAAGGCATCCATCCTCGGCGCGCGGCGCGCACTGCAGGCCATGGGCGTGGACCTGCCGGTGTTCGCCCAGGTGACCGTGGAGACCACCGGGACCATGCTGCTCGGCTCGGAGATCGGCGCCGCGCTGACCGCGCTGGAACCGCTGGGCATCGAGCTGATCGGGCTGAACTGCGCCACCGGCCCGGCCGAGATGAGCGAACACCTGCGCTACCTCTCCAAGCACTCCCGGATCGGGGTGTCCGCCATGCCGAACGCGGGACTGCCCGTGCTCGGGCCGAACGGCGCGCACTACCCGCTGGGACCCGATGAGCTTGCCGACGCGCACGTCGGCTTCATCCGGGATTACGGGCTGTCCCTGGTCGGCGGCTGCTGCGGCACCACGCCGGAGCACCTGCGCGTGCTGGTCGAGCGGGTCCGCGCGGCCGAGAAGGGCAAGCGCAAGCCGCGGCCCGAGCCCGGCGTCGCATCGCTCTACACGACGGTGCCGTTCAAGCAGGACACCGCGTACCTCTCTATCGGTGAGCGCACCAACGCCAACGGGTCCAAGGCGTTCCGCGAGGCGATGCTCGAGGGCCGTTGGGACGACTGCGTGGACATCGCCCGCGCCCAGACCCGCGACGGCGCGCACCTGCTCGACCTGTGCGTGGACTACGTCGGCCGCGACGGCGTCGCGGACATGAAGGAACTGGCCGGGCGCTTCGCCACGGCCTCCACGCTGCCGCTGGTGCTGGACTCCACGGAGCCCGCGGTGCTGCAGGCCGGCCTGGAGTGCATCGGCGGCCGGGTGATCATCAACTCGGTCAACTTCGAGGACGGCGACGGCCCGGAGTCCCGCTTCGCCCGGATCATGCCGCTGGTCCAGGAGCACGGCACCGGCGTCGTGGTCATGTGCATCGACGAGCAGGGCCAGGCCCGCACGGCCGAACGCAAGGTCGAGATCGCCTCGCGCACCATCGACGACCTGGTGGCGAAGTGGGGCATGCGGGTCGAGGACATCTTCGTGGATTGCCTGGCGTTCACCATCGGCGCCGGGCTGGAGGAATCGCGCAAGGACGGCGAGGAAACCATCGAGGGGATCCGGCTGCTCAAGCAGCGCTATCCCACGGTGCAGACCACGCTGGGCCTGTCGAACATCTCCTTCGGGCTGAACCCGGCGGCGCGCATGGTGCTCAACTCGGTCTATCTGAATGAGGCTCAGAAGGCCGGGCTGGACTCCGCGATCGTGCACGCGTCGAAGATCCTGCCGATGGCGCGATTGGACGAGGAACAGCGCAACACCGCGCTGGACCTCATCTACGACCGGCGTCGCCCGGCGACCGCGGACACCTCGGCCTACGACCCGCTGCAGAAGTTCCTCGAACTGTTCGAGGGCGTGGACTCCAAGTCGATGGCCGCGGAGAAGGAGTCCGAACTGCTCGGGCTACCGCTGTTCGCGCGGCTGGAGCGCCGGGTCGTCGACGGCGCCCGCAAGGGTCTGGAGGACGACCTCGATCTGGCGCTGCGCGAGCGTCCGGCGCTGGAGATCATCAACGAGACGTTGCTGTCCGGCATGAAGACAGTCGGTGAGCTGTTCGGCTCGGGGCAGATGCAGCTGCCGTTCGTGCTGCAGTCCGCCGAGGTGATGAAGACCGCAGTGGCCCACCTCGAACCGCACATGGAAAAGGTCGAGGGCGAGGAATCCGGTAAGGGCACCGTCGTGCTGGCCACGGTCAAGGGCGACGTGCACGACATCGGTAAGAACCTCGTCGACATCATCCTGAGCAACAACGGTTACTCCGTGGTCAACATCGGCATCAAGCAGCCGATCGCGGCGATCGTCGAGGCCGCCGAGGAGCACCGGGCCGACGTGGTCGGCATGTCCGGGCTGCTGGTGAAGTCCACGGTGATCATGAAGGAGAATCTGGAAGAACTGACGAGTCGTCAGTTGTCTGACCGATGGCCGATTCTGCTCGGCGGTGCGGCGTTGACCCGGGCCTACGTCGAGGAGGACCTGGCCGGTCAGTTCCCCGGCCAGGTGCGCTATGCCCGCGACGCGTTCGAGGGTCTGCGCCTGATGGACGCGTTCATGGCCGTCAAGCGCGGCGTACCCGGCGCGGAGTTGCCGCCGCTGCGCAAGCGTCGGGTGACCGGCGCGGCCAAACTGATCGAGACCGCGCCGGAGGACATGCCCGCGCGTTCGGACGTGGCCGCCGACAACAAGGTGCCGGTCCCGCCGTTCTGGGGTGAGCGCATCGTGCGCGGCATCCAGTTGGCCGACTACGCCTCGTGGATCGATGAGCGGGCGCTGTTCCTCGGCCAGTGGGGACTCAAGCCCACGCGTGGCCGCGACGACGGCCCCGGCTACCAAGAACTGGTGGAAACGGAGGGACACCCGCGGCTGCGCATGTGGCTGGACCGGGTGCTCACCGAGAACATGCTCGAGGCCGCGGTCATCTACGGCTATTTCCCGTGCTGGTCCGAGGGCGATGACCTGGTGGTGGCGCACTCCGAGGGGTCCGGGGGAGAGCCGGGCACCGAGCGCCTACGGTTCTCCTTCCCGCGGCAGCGCCGCGACCGGCACCTGTGCCTGGCGGATTTCTTCCGGCCCAAGGAGTCCGGCGAGATCGACGTGGTTGCTTTCCAGTTGGTGACCATGGGCGGCCGGATCGCGGAGGTGACCAAGGAACTGTTCGCCGCCAACTCCTACCGCGATTACGTCGAGCTGCACGGATTGTCCGTGCAGCTGACCGAGGCGCTGGCCGAGATGTGGCACGCGCGGGTGCGTGAGGAGCTCAGCTTCGGCGACGAGGACGGCGACCTGAACACGATGCTCAAGCAGGGCTACCGCGGCTCGCGCTACTCCTTCGGCTACCCGGCCTGCCCGGACCTGGAGGACCGCATCAAGCTCGTCGAGCTGCTCAAGCCCGACCGGATCGGCGTCACGCTGTCCGAGGAGCTACAGCT
- a CDS encoding PAC2 family protein: MITFDGVDSLTEPILLASFEGWNDAAESASGALGHLSNVWQAELIGELDPDDYYDFQVNRPQISAENPGQSLSRITWPTTRFYRARPNGRDVLLMRGVEPNMRWRGFCEELIGACRDLKVTTVVTLAALLGDAPHTRPVPVRGTSVDVLLRERLGVEPSTYEGPTGIVGVFQDACHRAGLPAASFWAAVPYYVAQPPCPKATLALLQRVEDVLDLAIPLLDLPAEARMWQEGVDEMAGEDSEVAEYVRSLEEAKDTAELPEASGEAIAKEFERYLRRRDEGPGGETRS; this comes from the coding sequence GTGATCACGTTCGACGGGGTCGATTCGCTCACCGAGCCGATCCTGCTGGCCTCCTTTGAGGGTTGGAACGATGCGGCGGAATCCGCCTCCGGCGCGCTGGGCCACCTGTCCAACGTCTGGCAGGCGGAGTTGATCGGCGAACTCGACCCGGACGATTACTACGACTTCCAGGTCAACCGGCCCCAGATCAGCGCCGAAAACCCTGGTCAGAGCCTTTCCCGGATCACCTGGCCGACCACTCGCTTCTACCGGGCGCGGCCGAACGGGCGCGATGTGCTGCTGATGCGCGGTGTGGAACCCAACATGCGGTGGCGGGGCTTCTGTGAGGAGCTGATCGGGGCCTGCCGCGACCTGAAGGTGACCACGGTGGTGACCCTGGCCGCGCTGCTGGGTGACGCGCCCCACACCCGTCCGGTGCCGGTGCGCGGTACCTCGGTGGATGTGCTGCTCCGCGAGCGGCTGGGCGTGGAGCCGTCCACCTATGAGGGACCGACGGGCATCGTCGGGGTGTTCCAGGACGCCTGTCACCGAGCCGGGTTGCCCGCGGCGTCGTTCTGGGCCGCGGTGCCGTATTACGTGGCGCAGCCGCCCTGCCCGAAGGCGACGCTGGCCTTGCTGCAACGGGTCGAGGATGTGCTCGACCTGGCCATCCCCCTGCTGGACCTGCCCGCGGAGGCGCGGATGTGGCAGGAGGGCGTGGACGAGATGGCCGGGGAGGACAGCGAGGTCGCCGAGTACGTGCGCTCGCTGGAGGAGGCCAAGGACACCGCGGAGTTGCCGGAGGCCTCCGGTGAAGCCATCGCCAAGGAGTTCGAGCGCTACCTGCGTCGCCGCGACGAAGGTCCGGGCGGCGAGACCCGCTCCTGA
- a CDS encoding class F sortase, which translates to MKTIEPVRAPEHEEELVGPNHRNWWKALHYLLAAASALPLLWWGGLHSWPWSDTTPAASSITPVDPNNKTPTHLEMARLHIDAAIEPLSTDASTGALDTPDYGQAGWYAAGPKPGTVGRAVILGHRLDATGADDVFANLGDSKAGDQIVVETDGGSKVTFVVKSVKTYALADVPADDVYGPSKTPQLRLVAPTGDDSDVIVFADLSQ; encoded by the coding sequence GTGAAGACGATTGAGCCGGTGCGCGCACCGGAGCACGAGGAAGAACTGGTCGGGCCGAATCACCGCAACTGGTGGAAGGCTCTTCATTACCTCTTGGCCGCGGCCTCGGCGCTGCCGTTGCTGTGGTGGGGCGGTCTGCACAGCTGGCCGTGGAGCGACACGACGCCGGCGGCGAGTTCGATCACGCCGGTGGACCCGAACAACAAGACGCCGACCCATCTGGAGATGGCTCGGTTGCACATCGATGCGGCGATCGAGCCGTTGTCCACCGACGCGAGCACCGGTGCGCTGGACACCCCGGATTACGGGCAGGCCGGCTGGTACGCGGCGGGTCCGAAGCCCGGCACAGTTGGCCGCGCGGTGATCCTCGGGCACCGGCTGGACGCGACCGGCGCCGATGACGTGTTCGCCAACCTGGGCGACTCCAAGGCCGGGGACCAGATCGTCGTCGAGACCGACGGCGGCAGCAAGGTGACCTTCGTGGTCAAGTCGGTGAAGACCTACGCGCTCGCCGACGTCCCGGCCGATGACGTTTACGGCCCCAGCAAGACCCCGCAACTGCGCCTGGTCGCACCGACCGGCGATGACTCCGACGTCATCGTCTTCGCCGACCTGAGCCAGTAG
- the mshC gene encoding cysteine--1-D-myo-inosityl 2-amino-2-deoxy-alpha-D-glucopyranoside ligase has translation MQAWPTTALPRLPGTGSAVLVRNTATGELEPAAVGPVARIYVCGITPYDATHLGHANTYVAFDLLGRALRDSGVEVRYVQNVTDVDDPLLERANATGEDWRALARREIELFREDMTALRVLPPDHYVGAVEAIPLIGRFIAELAARDAAYDLDGDLYFPVSTDPAFGAVSGLNREEMLALFAERGGDPDRAGKKDPLDALLWRAARPNEPSWDSPAGSGRPGWHVECTAIALDRLGPVVDVMGGGRDLVFPHHEMGAAHAHVHNGNEEFVRVFMHAGMVGYQGEKMSKSRGNLVFVSGLRRAGVQPAAIRLALLAHHYASDWEYTDADLTAAQARLDAWRAAVSRPDGPVAEDTLAAIRGALATDLDAPSALAAIDDWASRAASGGADPAAPGVISRAVDGLLGIAL, from the coding sequence ATGCAAGCCTGGCCGACCACGGCACTTCCGCGGCTGCCCGGCACCGGGTCGGCGGTGTTGGTGCGCAACACCGCCACCGGCGAACTCGAGCCCGCCGCCGTCGGGCCGGTCGCGCGCATCTACGTATGCGGGATCACTCCCTACGACGCCACCCACCTGGGCCACGCCAATACCTACGTGGCCTTCGATCTGCTCGGCCGGGCGCTGCGGGACAGCGGCGTCGAGGTCCGCTATGTGCAGAACGTCACCGACGTGGATGACCCACTGCTGGAGCGCGCCAACGCCACCGGCGAGGACTGGCGGGCGTTGGCGCGCCGGGAGATCGAACTGTTCCGCGAGGACATGACCGCGTTGCGGGTGCTGCCCCCGGACCACTACGTGGGCGCGGTGGAGGCGATCCCGCTGATCGGACGGTTCATCGCCGAACTGGCCGCCCGCGATGCGGCCTATGACCTGGACGGTGACCTGTACTTCCCGGTGAGCACCGACCCGGCGTTCGGCGCGGTGTCCGGACTGAACCGCGAGGAAATGCTCGCGCTGTTCGCCGAACGCGGTGGGGACCCGGACCGGGCGGGCAAGAAGGATCCGCTGGATGCGCTGCTGTGGCGGGCCGCCCGCCCGAACGAGCCCAGCTGGGACTCCCCGGCGGGTTCCGGTCGGCCCGGCTGGCATGTGGAGTGCACGGCGATCGCGTTGGACCGGTTGGGTCCGGTTGTCGATGTCATGGGGGGTGGGCGCGATCTGGTGTTCCCGCACCACGAGATGGGCGCCGCGCACGCGCACGTGCACAACGGGAACGAGGAGTTCGTCCGGGTGTTCATGCACGCCGGCATGGTCGGCTACCAGGGCGAGAAGATGTCCAAGTCGCGGGGCAACCTGGTGTTCGTCTCCGGCCTGCGTCGGGCCGGCGTGCAGCCCGCCGCGATCCGATTGGCGTTGTTGGCGCACCACTACGCCTCGGACTGGGAGTACACCGACGCGGACCTGACCGCGGCGCAGGCGCGGCTGGACGCTTGGCGGGCCGCGGTGTCCCGTCCCGATGGGCCTGTCGCGGAGGACACCCTGGCCGCGATCCGCGGCGCGCTGGCCACGGACCTGGACGCCCCCAGCGCGCTGGCCGCGATCGACGACTGGGCGTCGCGGGCTGCCTCGGGCGGTGCCGATCCGGCGGCGCCCGGCGTGATCTCGCGTGCGGTCGACGGCCTACTCGGGATCGCGTTGTAG
- a CDS encoding SCO1664 family protein, with the protein MSQPEEVAAVPTVAVSQIGLPGALALLSHGELEVVGRLVDASNATLYCAVSLDGVTAACVHKPIAGERPLWDFPDGTLAAREVAAYRVSAATGWDVVPPTVMREGPWGPGMCQLWVEVDQRCDRIALVRSDDPRLRRMAVFDVVVNNADRKGGHVLPTPDGALHGIDHGLCFAVPDKLRTLLWGWAGSPLPEDVVDVLAGLIADWSDELAPALGELLATDEVSATRRRIARLLRRGVHPIPRDDGWPTVPWPPF; encoded by the coding sequence TTGAGTCAGCCGGAGGAGGTCGCGGCAGTACCAACAGTGGCGGTCAGCCAGATCGGTCTGCCCGGTGCGCTGGCCCTGCTCTCCCACGGTGAACTCGAGGTGGTCGGTCGGCTGGTCGACGCGTCCAACGCGACCCTCTACTGTGCGGTGAGCCTGGACGGGGTGACCGCCGCCTGCGTGCACAAACCGATCGCCGGTGAGCGGCCGTTGTGGGACTTCCCGGACGGGACGTTGGCCGCGCGCGAGGTGGCCGCCTACCGGGTGTCCGCGGCCACCGGTTGGGACGTGGTGCCGCCGACGGTGATGCGTGAGGGACCCTGGGGCCCGGGCATGTGCCAGCTGTGGGTGGAGGTCGACCAACGCTGCGACCGGATCGCACTCGTGCGCAGCGACGACCCGCGGCTGCGGCGCATGGCGGTGTTCGACGTGGTGGTGAACAACGCCGACCGCAAGGGCGGTCATGTGTTGCCCACTCCGGACGGCGCGCTGCACGGCATCGACCACGGGTTGTGCTTCGCGGTGCCGGACAAGTTGCGCACGTTGCTGTGGGGTTGGGCGGGCAGTCCCTTGCCGGAGGACGTGGTCGACGTGCTGGCCGGCCTGATCGCCGACTGGTCGGACGAGCTGGCGCCCGCGCTCGGGGAGTTGTTGGCCACCGACGAGGTCAGCGCGACCCGGCGACGTATCGCCCGATTGCTGCGCCGTGGCGTGCACCCGATCCCACGGGACGACGGTTGGCCCACGGTGCCCTGGCCCCCGTTCTGA
- a CDS encoding DUF3090 domain-containing protein — translation MSRQVFLYDPPDRFVAGTVGEPGQRTFFLQASAAGRLTSVALEKQQVLLLAEQVDRVLDEVRRIAPEAVPTAVPVISDLDPLELPIEEDFRVATLALGWDPRVDRLVIVAQAPGEDGEAGSAPAIEEEDTDLDGPDVLRVRLTAEMARDFARRAASVVSAGRPPCPFCGLPVDAGGHICPRQNGHRR, via the coding sequence ATGTCCAGGCAGGTGTTCCTCTACGACCCGCCGGATCGGTTCGTGGCCGGGACGGTGGGCGAGCCCGGCCAGCGCACGTTCTTCTTGCAGGCCAGCGCCGCTGGACGGCTGACCAGCGTCGCCCTGGAGAAGCAGCAGGTGCTGTTGCTGGCCGAACAGGTCGACCGAGTGCTGGATGAGGTGCGCAGGATCGCCCCGGAGGCGGTGCCCACCGCTGTCCCCGTGATATCCGACCTCGATCCGCTCGAGCTCCCCATCGAGGAGGATTTCCGCGTCGCAACGCTCGCGTTGGGCTGGGATCCCCGGGTTGACCGGTTGGTGATCGTCGCCCAGGCACCCGGTGAGGACGGCGAGGCGGGCTCCGCGCCGGCGATCGAGGAGGAGGACACCGACCTCGACGGGCCGGATGTGTTGCGCGTACGACTGACGGCTGAGATGGCCCGCGACTTCGCCCGGCGCGCCGCGTCGGTGGTGTCCGCGGGCCGCCCGCCGTGCCCGTTCTGCGGCCTGCCGGTGGATGCCGGCGGTCATATCTGCCCGCGGCAGAACGGCCACCGGCGTTGA
- a CDS encoding histidine phosphatase family protein: MATVLLVRHGRSTANTSGVLAGRTPGIGLDDKGREQAAAVAERLARLPLAAVVSSPLQRCLETVAPLLAATGGRVRKEKRLAECDYGDWTGRSIKELMKEKVWKVVQTHPSAVAFPGGESMAAMAARAVDAIREWDQRLSAEHGSAAVWVACSHGDLIKAVVADALGMHLDLFQRIVIDPGSVTAIRYTESRPFLLKVNDTGGDAAAYRPPAGRGRSARGDAVVGGGAGPKS; this comes from the coding sequence GTGGCCACCGTCCTGCTGGTCCGACACGGCCGGTCGACGGCCAACACCTCCGGAGTGTTGGCCGGGCGCACCCCCGGCATCGGCTTGGACGACAAGGGTCGCGAGCAAGCCGCGGCGGTGGCCGAACGGCTGGCCAGGCTGCCGTTGGCCGCGGTCGTGTCCAGCCCGCTGCAGCGGTGCCTGGAGACCGTCGCGCCGTTGCTCGCGGCCACCGGCGGGCGGGTAAGGAAGGAGAAGCGACTGGCCGAGTGCGACTACGGCGACTGGACCGGGCGCAGCATCAAGGAGTTGATGAAGGAGAAGGTCTGGAAGGTGGTGCAGACCCACCCCAGCGCGGTGGCGTTCCCCGGCGGGGAGTCCATGGCCGCAATGGCCGCTCGGGCGGTGGACGCCATCCGCGAGTGGGACCAGCGCCTGAGCGCCGAACACGGCTCGGCCGCGGTCTGGGTGGCCTGCAGCCACGGGGACCTGATCAAGGCCGTGGTGGCCGACGCGTTGGGCATGCACCTGGATCTCTTCCAACGCATCGTGATCGACCCGGGTTCGGTCACCGCGATCCGTTACACCGAGAGCCGACCGTTCCTGCTCAAGGTCAACGACACCGGCGGGGACGCCGCCGCCTACCGGCCCCCCGCGGGCCGGGGGCGTAGCGCCCGTGGGGATGCCGTGGTCGGCGGCGGGGCCGGACCGAAGTCGTAG
- a CDS encoding aldo/keto reductase has product MEAASDSIAGGGMVHRRVGRSGLSVSRLGLGTSSWGSVTDAADAADVLTTFAEAGGTLIDTAPHYGEGHAEELLGSLLRKTVRRDEMVVATKAGLGLRGPDLVVDTSRRALLDTLDLSLARLDTDHVDLWQVHVFDPAAPLDETLSALDHALASGRTRYVGVSNHAGWQLARTATLQESSPAHARIVSDQVEYSLLHRGAEAEVLPAAAALGVGVLAWAPLAGGVLTGKYRRGTPIDSRAGRSDAVDRYLTANGRRVVDALVTAAKGLGATPLEVALAWVRDHPGISSAIVGARSTAQLGELLTAEKLTLPAEIRTALDDISAI; this is encoded by the coding sequence ATGGAAGCAGCCTCGGATTCGATCGCCGGCGGGGGCATGGTGCATCGCCGGGTGGGCCGCAGCGGTCTGAGCGTTTCCCGTCTCGGGCTGGGCACGTCGAGTTGGGGTTCGGTAACCGACGCCGCCGACGCCGCGGACGTGCTCACCACGTTCGCCGAGGCCGGCGGCACGCTGATCGACACCGCCCCGCATTACGGCGAGGGCCATGCCGAGGAACTGCTCGGCAGCCTGCTGCGCAAGACCGTGCGTCGCGACGAGATGGTCGTGGCCACCAAGGCCGGCCTCGGTCTGCGCGGACCGGATTTGGTGGTGGACACCTCCCGGCGCGCACTGCTGGACACCCTCGACCTGTCGCTGGCCCGGTTGGACACCGACCACGTGGACCTTTGGCAGGTGCACGTGTTCGACCCGGCCGCGCCGCTGGACGAGACGCTCTCCGCGTTGGACCACGCCCTGGCCTCCGGGCGCACCCGTTACGTCGGGGTGTCCAACCACGCGGGCTGGCAGCTGGCCCGCACCGCGACGCTGCAGGAGAGCTCGCCGGCGCACGCCCGGATCGTGTCCGACCAGGTGGAGTACTCCCTGCTGCATCGCGGCGCGGAGGCCGAGGTGCTGCCCGCGGCGGCGGCGTTGGGTGTCGGCGTGCTGGCCTGGGCGCCGCTTGCCGGTGGCGTGCTGACCGGCAAGTACCGCCGCGGGACGCCGATCGATTCCCGCGCGGGCCGCTCGGACGCCGTGGACCGCTACTTGACGGCGAACGGGCGCCGGGTGGTGGACGCCCTGGTGACGGCGGCCAAGGGATTGGGCGCGACGCCGCTGGAGGTCGCGCTGGCCTGGGTGCGTGACCACCCCGGCATCAGCTCGGCCATCGTCGGTGCCCGCAGCACCGCGCAGCTGGGTGAACTACTGACCGCGGAGAAGCTGACGCTGCCCGCGGAGATCCGCACTGCACTGGACGACATCTCCGCGATCTAG
- a CDS encoding M20/M25/M40 family metallo-hydrolase, which produces MDSGNPDPSSTAEKAAAEVVDLCRDLIRIESVNFGDSSGPGERRIAEFVAGKLAEVGLDGEIIESDPGRASVVSRIEGADSSRGALLIHGHLDVVPAFAEEWSRPPFAAEIAENCIWGRGAVDMKDMDAMILSTIRAWRTEGRVPPRDIVLAFVADEEAGGAKGARYLVDNRPELFEGCTEAISEVGGFSITVGGKRLYAIETAQKGMAWMRLVAAGRAGHGSMVAEDNAVTALAEAVTAIGNHTFPIRMTKTVRAFLDEIADALGVPLDPDDLDATVSKLGTMSRLIGATLRNTANPTMLQAGYKANVIPTEAHAVVDGRFLPGYEDEFFATIDELIGDRVRREMIHTDIAMETTFDGALVDAMVAALQAEDPGSRAIPYAMSGGTDAKSFSRLGMRCFGFAPLRLAPELDFAAMFHGVDERVPIDALHFGVRVLDRFLATC; this is translated from the coding sequence GTGGACAGCGGTAATCCGGACCCCAGCAGCACGGCTGAGAAGGCCGCGGCCGAGGTCGTCGACCTGTGCCGGGACCTGATCCGCATCGAGTCGGTCAACTTCGGTGACTCCTCCGGGCCGGGGGAGCGGCGCATCGCCGAGTTCGTTGCGGGCAAGCTCGCCGAGGTCGGGTTGGACGGCGAGATCATCGAGTCCGACCCCGGCCGGGCCAGTGTGGTTTCCCGCATCGAGGGCGCCGATTCCTCCCGTGGCGCCCTGCTGATCCACGGTCACCTCGACGTGGTGCCGGCGTTCGCCGAGGAGTGGTCCCGCCCACCCTTTGCCGCCGAGATCGCCGAGAACTGCATCTGGGGCCGCGGCGCGGTGGACATGAAGGACATGGACGCGATGATCCTGTCCACCATCCGCGCCTGGCGCACCGAGGGCCGCGTGCCGCCGCGGGACATCGTGCTGGCCTTTGTCGCCGATGAGGAGGCCGGCGGCGCCAAGGGCGCTCGCTACCTGGTGGACAACCGCCCCGAGTTGTTCGAGGGCTGCACGGAGGCGATCAGCGAGGTCGGTGGTTTCTCCATCACCGTCGGCGGCAAGCGGCTCTACGCCATCGAGACCGCGCAGAAGGGCATGGCCTGGATGCGACTGGTCGCGGCCGGGCGGGCCGGACACGGCTCGATGGTCGCCGAGGACAACGCGGTGACCGCGCTGGCCGAGGCGGTCACCGCGATCGGCAACCACACCTTCCCGATCCGGATGACCAAGACCGTGCGGGCCTTCCTCGACGAGATCGCCGATGCCCTCGGGGTGCCACTGGACCCCGACGACCTGGACGCCACCGTGTCCAAATTGGGCACCATGTCGCGGCTGATCGGCGCGACGCTGCGCAACACCGCGAACCCCACCATGCTGCAGGCCGGCTACAAGGCCAACGTGATTCCGACCGAGGCGCACGCCGTGGTGGACGGGCGATTCCTGCCCGGCTACGAGGACGAGTTCTTCGCCACCATCGACGAGCTGATCGGCGACCGGGTGCGCCGGGAGATGATCCACACCGACATCGCGATGGAGACGACCTTCGACGGGGCGTTGGTGGACGCCATGGTCGCCGCGCTGCAGGCCGAGGACCCCGGCTCGCGGGCGATCCCATACGCGATGAGCGGCGGCACCGACGCCAAATCGTTCTCCCGGCTGGGCATGCGCTGCTTCGGCTTCGCTCCGCTGCGGCTGGCCCCGGAGTTGGACTTCGCAGCCATGTTCCACGGCGTCGACGAACGAGTGCCGATCGATGCCCTGCATTTCGGGGTGCGGGTGCTCGACCGCTTCCTGGCCACCTGCTGA